One part of the Gossypium raimondii isolate GPD5lz chromosome 1, ASM2569854v1, whole genome shotgun sequence genome encodes these proteins:
- the LOC105787315 gene encoding monooxygenase 2 produces MEIVEDIVIVGAGIAGLTTSLGLHRLGIRSLVLESSDRLRITGFALSTWNNAWKALDAIGIGESLRHQHHLTPSILFASTNLDQPVSEISYKGHEVRCLQRRLLLETLANELPSDTIRFSSKVVSIEESGFLKRVHLSDGTILKTKVLIGCDGVNSVVAKWLGFKKPVFTGRLAIRGYTKFKDGHGLGPKFRQFVGKGLRFGFLPCNDEDFHWFLTWTPSTKDEELEDDPVKLKQFVMSKLEDIPNEMKSVVEKTQLDAILSSPLKYRRPWELLWGNISKGNVCVAGDALHPMTPELGQGGCAALEDGVVLARCIAEALLKPGGEETNGKIVDEEEEYRRIEIGLKIFAQKRRWRSIDLISTSYMVGYIQQNNGTIINFLRDNLLSRFLPGMLLRKGDFDCGKLKY; encoded by the exons ATGGAAATAGTTGAAGACATTGTGATCGTGGGGGCTGGAATTGCTGGTCTAACCACATCCTTGGGACTTCACAG GCTTGGAATTCGTAGTTTAGTATTGGAATCATCGGACAGATTAAGGATCACTGGCTTTGCATTGTCGACATGGAACAATGCCTGGAAAGCCTTGGATGCTATTGGCATCGGTGAATCTCTCCGGCATCAACATCACCTTACGCCAAG CATACTTTTTGCCTCTACAAATTTAGACCAGCCAGTGTCAGAGATATCGTATAAGGGCCATGAAGTTCGTTGTCTTCAAAGGAGATTGCTGTTGGAAACTCTAGCAAATGAACTCCCCAGCGATACCATCAGGTTTTCGTCTAAAGTGGTTTCCATTGAAGAATCTGGCTTCCTCAAACGAGTGCACCTATCTGATGGAACTATCCTCAAAACCAAG GTACTGATTGGTTGTGATGGAGTGAACTCAGTGGTGGCAAAATGGCTTGGTTTCAAGAAGCCTGTTTTCACAGGTCGATTAGCAATTAGGGGTTACACAAAATTCAAAGATGGCCATGGTTTGGGACCAAAATTTAGGCAGTTCGTTGGCAAAGGTCTTCGATTTGGTTTCCTCCCTTGTAATGATGAGGATTTTCATTGGTTTTTGACTTGGACTCCATCCACCAAAG ATGAAGAATTAGAAGACGACCCAGTTAAGCTGAAGCAATTTGTAATGAGCAAGCTTGAAGATATACCCAATGAAATGAAATCTGTTGTAGAGAAAACTCAACTAGATGCCATTTTATCATCTCCATTAAAATACAGAAGACCTTGGGAGCTTCTATGGGGAAATATCAGTAAAGGCAACGTTTGTGTAGCTGGTGATGCCCTTCATCCCATGACACCAGAACTTGGCCAAGGTGGATGTGCAGCCTTGGAAGATGGGGTTGTTCTAGCAAGGTGTATTGCTGAAGCATTATTGAAACCAGGTGGGGAAGAAACCAATGGTAAAATAGTTGACGAGGAAGAGGAATACAGGAGGATTGAAATAGGGTTGAAAATATTTGCTCAAAAGAGAAGATGGAGAAGTATCGATCTCATTAGCACATCTTATATGGTGGGTTACATACAACAAAACAATGGGACAATTATTAACTTCTTAAGAGATAATTTACTTTCCAGATTCTTACCTGGGATGCTATTAAGAAAGGGTGATTTTGACTGTGGCAAGCTTAAATATTAA